In the Passer domesticus isolate bPasDom1 chromosome 4, bPasDom1.hap1, whole genome shotgun sequence genome, one interval contains:
- the C1QTNF7 gene encoding complement C1q tumor necrosis factor-related protein 7 isoform X1, producing MFVLLYITSFAIYTSEQPLQSQTKGENYYTRYICSIPGLPGPAGPPGASGSPGPHGRIGLPGRDGRDGRKGEKGEKGSAGLRGKTGPLGPAGEKGDQGQSGKKGPEGLTGAKGEVGPAGPPGPKGDKGERGEPGAPGVCKCGKIVLKSAFSVGITTSYPEERLPIVFNKVLFNEGEHYNPSTGKFICAIPGIYYFSYDITLANKHLAIGLVHNGKYRIKTFDANTGNHDVASGSTVIYLQPEDEVWLEIFYSDQNGLFSDPTWADSLFSGFLLYVDTDYLDALSDEDEL from the exons ATGTTTGTGTTGCTGTACATTACAAGTTTTGCCATCTACACAAGTGAACAACCTCTTCAAAGCCAGACCAAAGGAGAAAATTACTACACCAGATATATCTGCAGCATCCCAGGTctgccaggccctgctggccctccTGGAGCCAGCGGATCCCCAGGGCCACATGGACGCATTGGTCTTCCAGGAAGAGATGGTAGAGATGGcaggaagggagaaaaaggtgaaaaaggGAGTGCAG gTTTAAGAGGAAAGACTGGGCCATTAGGACCAGCTGGAGAGAAAGGAGACCAAGGTCAGTCTGGTAAGAAAGGACCTGAAGGATTGACTGGTGCCAAAGGTGAAGTAGGTCCAGCTGGGCCACCTGGACCTAAGGGAGATAAAGGAGAGCGAGGAGAGCCAGGAGCACCAGGGGTCTGCAAGTGTGGAAAGATAGTGCTGAAATCTGCCTTTTCTGTTGGCATCACCACAAGCTACCCAGAGGAAAGACTACCAATCGTATTCAATAAAGTCCTCTTCAATGAGGGGGAGCATTACAACCCATCCACAGGAAAGTTCATTTGTGCCATCCCAGGGATTTACTATTTCTCTTACGACATCACCTTAGCAAACAAGCACCTGGCTATTGGGCTGGTTCACAATGGCAAGTACAGGATCAAGACTTTTGACGCGAACACCGGCAACCACGACGTAGCTTCTGGATCCACAGTGATCTACCTTCAGCCAGAGGATGAAGTGTGGCTTGAAATCTTCTACTCTGACCAAAACGGTCTCTTTTCTGATCCAACGTGGGCAGACAGTTTGTTTTCTGGATTTCTCTTGTATGTTGATACAGATTACCTTGATGCTTTATCAGATGAAGATGAACTCTGA
- the C1QTNF7 gene encoding complement C1q tumor necrosis factor-related protein 7 isoform X2 has product MFVLLYITSFAIYTSEQPLQSQTKGENYYTRYICSIPGLPGPAGPPGASGSPGPHGRIGLPGRDGRDGRKGEKGLRGKTGPLGPAGEKGDQGQSGKKGPEGLTGAKGEVGPAGPPGPKGDKGERGEPGAPGVCKCGKIVLKSAFSVGITTSYPEERLPIVFNKVLFNEGEHYNPSTGKFICAIPGIYYFSYDITLANKHLAIGLVHNGKYRIKTFDANTGNHDVASGSTVIYLQPEDEVWLEIFYSDQNGLFSDPTWADSLFSGFLLYVDTDYLDALSDEDEL; this is encoded by the exons ATGTTTGTGTTGCTGTACATTACAAGTTTTGCCATCTACACAAGTGAACAACCTCTTCAAAGCCAGACCAAAGGAGAAAATTACTACACCAGATATATCTGCAGCATCCCAGGTctgccaggccctgctggccctccTGGAGCCAGCGGATCCCCAGGGCCACATGGACGCATTGGTCTTCCAGGAAGAGATGGTAGAGATGGcaggaagggagaaaaag gTTTAAGAGGAAAGACTGGGCCATTAGGACCAGCTGGAGAGAAAGGAGACCAAGGTCAGTCTGGTAAGAAAGGACCTGAAGGATTGACTGGTGCCAAAGGTGAAGTAGGTCCAGCTGGGCCACCTGGACCTAAGGGAGATAAAGGAGAGCGAGGAGAGCCAGGAGCACCAGGGGTCTGCAAGTGTGGAAAGATAGTGCTGAAATCTGCCTTTTCTGTTGGCATCACCACAAGCTACCCAGAGGAAAGACTACCAATCGTATTCAATAAAGTCCTCTTCAATGAGGGGGAGCATTACAACCCATCCACAGGAAAGTTCATTTGTGCCATCCCAGGGATTTACTATTTCTCTTACGACATCACCTTAGCAAACAAGCACCTGGCTATTGGGCTGGTTCACAATGGCAAGTACAGGATCAAGACTTTTGACGCGAACACCGGCAACCACGACGTAGCTTCTGGATCCACAGTGATCTACCTTCAGCCAGAGGATGAAGTGTGGCTTGAAATCTTCTACTCTGACCAAAACGGTCTCTTTTCTGATCCAACGTGGGCAGACAGTTTGTTTTCTGGATTTCTCTTGTATGTTGATACAGATTACCTTGATGCTTTATCAGATGAAGATGAACTCTGA